TGATCCGATCCGTGGCGACGATCAACAGATGATCGCCGAGATCGTAAACATCGCGCACCTTTCCCCGAAACACCGGCCAATGTGGCAGCTCGGTCTGCAATACGGCCGTGTCGGACATGTCGGGCGCCTCGGGGAAATTCAGGGAAGACCCTCCGAGTATACGGCCGACATGCAGGCCTGTGGGAGGCGTCTCCGACGCCGATTGGACCGGTCAAAACTCATCGACTACATTGAGGGCATGGAAAAACGCAGTCGACGATTCGATTTTGCGATTCGCGCGGTATTGCTAATCGCGGTGATCGTTATTTTTGGCGAGGTTTTCGTCCGCCAAGGCCTGCCAAACAACGTCAGTGATGAAGAACTCAAGGCTCTGAAACCGCAAATGAGCCTCGAGGAGGTTCGCCAGACGCTTGGCAGTCCCAACGAGGTTTTTGGCGAGGGAGGCGACGAAATCTGGGTCTACGGATTCTCGGATACTGCCGGCGTCAAGTTCAAGAACGGCCGGCTCATCGAGACGGAACGCAATCCATAGCTGCTGCTTTGGTCGGACCTTTACGCCGCGCGGCGTTGCTGCGGAACCGCCGGACGCAACGGTTTCCGGCCGACCATAATCAACGACATACCCGGAACCGGCAGCACGTGTTCCAGCAAGCGCGCCACCGGCAACAAGCGGTCGAACCAGATCATCTGCCGCGGGGAGAGCGTGCGGCGGCGGAAAACGTGGCCGGAGACGGCCCAGCCGAGCGTGCCGAGCCGGCTGAAGCGGTGCGTGAACACGACGTCGAGACCTGCCGACGCGAGTTTCTGTTCCAGCCCTTGCGGTTCTTAACGTCGAAAATGCCCGAGCGCGGCGTCGATGCCGGTATAGAGCCGTTCGCCGGCCGGAACGACGAGAATGCGATGTCCGCCGGGCTGCAACGCTTCGGCGAAGGACCGCAGCACTTGCTCGTCCGGTTCCAGATGTTCGAGCACGTTGGAACAGAAGATCGTGTCGATGCGCTCCGCCGCGCACGCTTCAACTTCTTCGCACGAAGTCAAATCAACCGGCATTACGCGGACGCGCTCGTCGTGCGCGAAGCGTTGTTCGAGGCGGTCGAGATAAACCTCTTCTCGATCGGCGAGCACCAGGCGTTCGCAGTCATCGAAGAGTTGGCTGAGATTGCCGATGCCGGCGCCGGCCTCCAACACGCGGCGACCCAGGAACGGCCGGACCTGGTCGACGATCCAGCGGTTGTACCGATCGGCCTGCGCAACCGCGGTCAGAATGTAGAACCCGGCGTGCGTCGTGAATTGAGTGTCCCAGGCGCGGCAACGCGCGGCGCGCAGGAGATTGCGAAGCAAGCCGGCACGGCGCGGCGGCAACTGTGAGTCGCAGGCAATCTCGCGCAGCTTCGCGCCCCATTGCGCGAGGCGGCAAATCAACTCCGTGACGATCTCGTCGCCACGACTCGTGAGCCGCAGATGGCGTAACACGTCGGCGCGGACCGCGATCGGAACGCTCCAGCCGTCGGACAGCGAAAGTCCGAACATCGCATTGAGGCTGCGCGTCGTCATTCGCTGAGCCAATGACGGGCGTGGCCGTGACACGGAGCGCGGAGGAGCAGTCGGCGGCGCGGCAAGGACGGCGTCAGCTAGTCCGCCACGGATCGGGCGGAGCCAAGCGTCTAGATGGGTATCGGCCGGAGCGGCGTCGAGCGAGGCGATCAGCGCGATAAAATTGTGGGTAAACATGAGAGCGCAAACCCCTGGCTACTACCTGTCGCCCCGTCGGGGCTTTGTCTTCGGGCGACTTAGTCGACAATCTGCTGCTACCCTCAGCTTACCTTGCTCCCCCGTCCCGGCGAAACGCCCCAAAAAGTAGACGCGGCGGTCGGGTTCGGCTAGAACGGCGGCTGGTTTACGAATCGCGGAGTTGGGTCATGTTGCGCCTATCGATCGCCTTACTCGTTGCCGTTGTGTTGCTGTCCACCGGAGGACGGGCACGCGCGGCGATTATCAATTCGAGCATGGTAATCGACGCGAACAATTCGTTTCCGGGCGAAACGGTGGAAGTCGTCGACGGGGCGAACCCGCCGACGGTGGTGGATGTTGTGGAAGGGGCGGTGATTGGTGGCAAGGGGATTTTCCCGAGCTTAGTTGGTCGCGGTCAATCTCGCGTCCACTTGTTCGGGCGTGACTTCGGCGATGCTGAAGGTTCGTTCATAGAAATGCACGATCAAAGCCGGGTCATTGCAAGCGGCACGCAAAATTACAACATTGGCTTCGCTGCCTATGATCATGCGTCGGTCCAATTGTCAAATGGAACAATCAGCGCAGGAATGGCGGCTTACAACCGAGCGGTTGTCAGAGCGGAAGGCGCGCGTCTCGACTCGGTGAATGTTTTTGAGAATGCATCGGCGAGGATCATCAATTCACGAGGATTTACAGATGACATTCGCGCAACAGCGACTGGTCATTCCACACTTATCTTGCGATCCAGCCGCCACCGACATCTAGTTGCACAAGATGATAGTGCCGTCTGGTTTGATACTGGTCGTGTCACAGGTTGGCTGCGCGTAAACGATCGGGCGCAGTTTCATTTGGTTGGTGCGAACTATGACATTGCCGAGATCATCGAGGTTGGCGACGATGCGGCACTGCACGTCTATGGAACCGATCTCGTTTACGATACTGATATCGAAGGCGAACTTCCCACTCTGCTTGGCTTTTTTCCTGACGGAAGACCGATTCGACAAGCAGTGCTGTTGGAGGACAACGCCCGCATCGTCTTCCACACCGTCCCCGAACCCGCCACTGCCACCACGCTGGCCCTCGGCATCCTAGCGCTCGCCGCGTCACGGCGGCGCCTTACGTCGCGCTAACAGCGCGATGACCAGCCCCGCCAGCATCACCCCGCCTGCCCAGCCGGCCTCCGGCAAACCTTCGCTTTTGCCAAACTGCTCCACGGCGTAGCTCACGCTCGAATACAGCATGAACGCCGAGGAGAGGCAGAAGATCAGCCAGGTGACCGGGTAGCCGGTCGTGCGGTAGGGGCGCGGCAGGTTGGGCTCGCGGCGGCGCAGGATCCCGAGCGCCACGCCGGTTAGTAGGAAGAACGCGAAGAACACCGGCGAGGTGTAGTTCAACATCCGGCCGAAGCCGTCGCCGCGCTGGCCGAAGCCGCGGATCAGGGACACGCTGATCGCGCATTGCGCTGCCAGCGCCACGAGCGGGCCGCCGTAGCGATCGCTCCAATTCGCCAGCCAGCCGAACCAACCGTGATCCTTGCCTAAGGCGAACGACACCCGCGCGCCGGTGAAGATCATGGCGTTGAGCGCTCCGGCGGCGGTGATACAGACGAGCGCCGCGACGAGTCGCTCGCCGGTTTCTCCGAGCAGCGGCCGGACCAACTCGACGGCGATCAAATCGGTTTGCTGAAAGCGCTCAAAGCCCAGGCTGTAGAGACACGCCAGGTTCACGAGCAGGTAGATCGCCGTGACGACGAGCGCCCCGT
Above is a window of Planctomycetia bacterium DNA encoding:
- a CDS encoding class I SAM-dependent methyltransferase; the protein is MFTHNFIALIASLDAAPADTHLDAWLRPIRGGLADAVLAAPPTAPPRSVSRPRPSLAQRMTTRSLNAMFGLSLSDGWSVPIAVRADVLRHLRLTSRGDEIVTELICRLAQWGAKLREIACDSQLPPRRAGLLRNLLRAARCRAWDTQFTTHAGFYILTAVAQADRYNRWIVDQVRPFLGRRVLEAGAGIGNLSQLFDDCERLVLADREEVYLDRLEQRFAHDERVRVMPVDLTSCEEVEACAAERIDTIFCSNVLEHLEPDEQVLRSFAEALQPGGHRILVVPAGERLYTGIDAALGHFRR
- the bamE gene encoding outer membrane protein assembly factor BamE encodes the protein MEKRSRRFDFAIRAVLLIAVIVIFGEVFVRQGLPNNVSDEELKALKPQMSLEEVRQTLGSPNEVFGEGGDEIWVYGFSDTAGVKFKNGRLIETERNP